One stretch of Chaetodon auriga isolate fChaAug3 chromosome 18, fChaAug3.hap1, whole genome shotgun sequence DNA includes these proteins:
- the LOC143336441 gene encoding 3',5'-cyclic-AMP phosphodiesterase 7B-like isoform X1: MPVLEGLWGPDLRMRDSGLGVGVEVGVCPDEAPRSPVWGPLRMPPVTCGGLSLALELPALIRQLRAAWRARKGGPLGPERSQASTWGEVEKEELEEVKHDIEAGSAHLEADGRLNTGHAGVLLVERRGSYPLIDLRILKTSAQQGEVESGTRRKVKRLLSFQRYCHASRLLRGLVPHTPGSLHLLDDDYLGQAAHMLSKVGTWNFDIFLFDRLTNGNSLVTLMCHLFNVYGLIHHFQLDMVKLHRFLGMVQEDYHSQNPYHNAVHAADVTQAMYCYLKEPKLAEQLSPLDVFLGLMAAAAHDVDHPGVNQPFLIKTRHHLASLYQNTSVLESHHWRSTVGMLRESGLLSHLPADMSQDMEQQLGSLILATDISRQNEFLLTFREHLDNQDLDLQLASHRHFILQIALKCADVCNPCRVWELSRQWSERVCEEFYRQGDLERKFDLEISPLCNQQADSVPAIQTGFISYIVEPLFEEWHRFTEPSPLSQTMMGHLHKNKARWGRLRYAHTPSGTQTHAHGEEPEPEGGGGGEEDIP; encoded by the exons ATGCCAGTGCTGGAGGGGCTCTGGGGCCCAGATCTCAGGATGCGGGACTCTGGTCTAGGCGTTGGGGTTGAGGTCGGGGTCTGTCCAGATGAGGCTCCCCGCTCGCCGGTCTGGGGGCCTCTCAGGATGCCTCCGGTGACATGCGGGGGCCTGTCGCTGGCCCTGGAGCTCCCAGCTCTCATACGGCAGCTCAGGGCAGCCTGGAGGGCTCGCAAGGGAGGCCCCCTGGGGCCGGAGAGAAGTCAGGCGAGCACTTGGGGGGAAGTGGAGAAAGAAGAGTTAGAGGAAGTGAAGCATGACATAGAGGCCGGGAGCGCGCATCTGGAAG ctgatggCAGACTGAACACTGGTCATGCTGGTGTGTTGCTGGTTGAGAGACGAGGCTCCTACCCGCTGATTGACCTGCGAATCCTCAAAA CCAGTGCCCAGCAGGGGGAGGTAGAGTCTGGCACCAGGAGAAAGGTGAAGCGTCTGCTGAGCTTTCAGAGATACTGCCACGCCTCCAGGCTGCTCAGGGGGTTGGTCCCCCACACCCCCGGGTCGCTGCACCTCCTGGACGACGACTATCTGGGACAAGCTGCG CACATGCTATCAAAAGTAGGCACCTGGAACTTTGACATTTTCCTCTTCGATCGTCTTACAAATG GTAACAGCCTGGTGACTCTGATGTGCCATCTCTTCAATGTCTATGGTCTCATTCACCACTTCCAGCTGGACATGGTCAAACTGCACAGGTTTCTCG GCATGGTGCAGGAGGACTACCACTCCCAGAATCCTTATCACAATGCTGTTCATGCTGCAGATGTCACTCAAGCCATGTACTGCTACCTGAAGGAGCCCAAG CTGGCCGAGCAGTTGAGTCCTCTGGACGTCTTCCTGGGTCTGATGGCAGCAGCCGCCCACGACGTGGACCATCCCGGGGTCAACCAGCCCTTCCTCATCAAGACCAGACATCACCTGGCATCCCTCTACCAG AACACGTCTGTGCTGGAGAGCCACCACTGGAGATCCACTGTGGGCATGCTGAGAGAGTCAGGACTGCTGTCCCACCTGCCTGCTGACATGTc GCAGGacatggagcagcagctgggctCTCTCATCCTGGCTACAGACATCAGCAGGCAGAATGAGTTCTTGTTGACCTTCAGAGAACATCTGGACAACCAGGACCTGGACCTCCAGCTGgcttcacacagacacttcATACTGCAG ATTGCTCTGAAGTGTGCAGACGTCTGTAATCCTTGTCGGGTTTGGGAGCTGAGCAGGCAGTGGAGTGAGAGGGTGTGTGAGGAGTTCTACAGACAGG GTGACCTGGAGAGAAAGTTCGACTTGGAGATCAGTCCTCTGTGCAACCAGCAGGCCGACTCTGTGCCAGCCATTCAGACAG GGTTCATCTCCTACATTGTGGAGCCTCTGTTTGAAGAGTGGCACCGCTTCACTGAGCCCAGCCCGCTCAGCCAGACCATGATGGGTCACCTGCACAAGAACAAGGCCCGCTGGGGCCGCCTACGATACGCGCACACCCCATCAGGCACGCAAACACACGCCCACGGCGAGGAGCCCGAGcctgaaggaggaggtggaggggaggaagaCATCCCTTAA
- the LOC143336441 gene encoding 3',5'-cyclic-AMP phosphodiesterase 7B-like isoform X3 codes for MSCLMVESCGAVTFKRSEQNAIQVRMLADGRLNTGHAGVLLVERRGSYPLIDLRILKTSAQQGEVESGTRRKVKRLLSFQRYCHASRLLRGLVPHTPGSLHLLDDDYLGQAAHMLSKVGTWNFDIFLFDRLTNGNSLVTLMCHLFNVYGLIHHFQLDMVKLHRFLGMVQEDYHSQNPYHNAVHAADVTQAMYCYLKEPKLAEQLSPLDVFLGLMAAAAHDVDHPGVNQPFLIKTRHHLASLYQNTSVLESHHWRSTVGMLRESGLLSHLPADMSQDMEQQLGSLILATDISRQNEFLLTFREHLDNQDLDLQLASHRHFILQIALKCADVCNPCRVWELSRQWSERVCEEFYRQGDLERKFDLEISPLCNQQADSVPAIQTGFISYIVEPLFEEWHRFTEPSPLSQTMMGHLHKNKARWGRLRYAHTPSGTQTHAHGEEPEPEGGGGGEEDIP; via the exons AGTTGTGGAGCAGTCACATTTAAAAGGTCGGAGCAGAATGCCATACAAGTTCGCATGCTGG ctgatggCAGACTGAACACTGGTCATGCTGGTGTGTTGCTGGTTGAGAGACGAGGCTCCTACCCGCTGATTGACCTGCGAATCCTCAAAA CCAGTGCCCAGCAGGGGGAGGTAGAGTCTGGCACCAGGAGAAAGGTGAAGCGTCTGCTGAGCTTTCAGAGATACTGCCACGCCTCCAGGCTGCTCAGGGGGTTGGTCCCCCACACCCCCGGGTCGCTGCACCTCCTGGACGACGACTATCTGGGACAAGCTGCG CACATGCTATCAAAAGTAGGCACCTGGAACTTTGACATTTTCCTCTTCGATCGTCTTACAAATG GTAACAGCCTGGTGACTCTGATGTGCCATCTCTTCAATGTCTATGGTCTCATTCACCACTTCCAGCTGGACATGGTCAAACTGCACAGGTTTCTCG GCATGGTGCAGGAGGACTACCACTCCCAGAATCCTTATCACAATGCTGTTCATGCTGCAGATGTCACTCAAGCCATGTACTGCTACCTGAAGGAGCCCAAG CTGGCCGAGCAGTTGAGTCCTCTGGACGTCTTCCTGGGTCTGATGGCAGCAGCCGCCCACGACGTGGACCATCCCGGGGTCAACCAGCCCTTCCTCATCAAGACCAGACATCACCTGGCATCCCTCTACCAG AACACGTCTGTGCTGGAGAGCCACCACTGGAGATCCACTGTGGGCATGCTGAGAGAGTCAGGACTGCTGTCCCACCTGCCTGCTGACATGTc GCAGGacatggagcagcagctgggctCTCTCATCCTGGCTACAGACATCAGCAGGCAGAATGAGTTCTTGTTGACCTTCAGAGAACATCTGGACAACCAGGACCTGGACCTCCAGCTGgcttcacacagacacttcATACTGCAG ATTGCTCTGAAGTGTGCAGACGTCTGTAATCCTTGTCGGGTTTGGGAGCTGAGCAGGCAGTGGAGTGAGAGGGTGTGTGAGGAGTTCTACAGACAGG GTGACCTGGAGAGAAAGTTCGACTTGGAGATCAGTCCTCTGTGCAACCAGCAGGCCGACTCTGTGCCAGCCATTCAGACAG GGTTCATCTCCTACATTGTGGAGCCTCTGTTTGAAGAGTGGCACCGCTTCACTGAGCCCAGCCCGCTCAGCCAGACCATGATGGGTCACCTGCACAAGAACAAGGCCCGCTGGGGCCGCCTACGATACGCGCACACCCCATCAGGCACGCAAACACACGCCCACGGCGAGGAGCCCGAGcctgaaggaggaggtggaggggaggaagaCATCCCTTAA
- the LOC143336441 gene encoding 3',5'-cyclic-AMP phosphodiesterase 7B-like isoform X2 gives MKTLRTRLIPSHSPAVHERPRWLNVLFNGRADGRLNTGHAGVLLVERRGSYPLIDLRILKTSAQQGEVESGTRRKVKRLLSFQRYCHASRLLRGLVPHTPGSLHLLDDDYLGQAAHMLSKVGTWNFDIFLFDRLTNGNSLVTLMCHLFNVYGLIHHFQLDMVKLHRFLGMVQEDYHSQNPYHNAVHAADVTQAMYCYLKEPKLAEQLSPLDVFLGLMAAAAHDVDHPGVNQPFLIKTRHHLASLYQNTSVLESHHWRSTVGMLRESGLLSHLPADMSQDMEQQLGSLILATDISRQNEFLLTFREHLDNQDLDLQLASHRHFILQIALKCADVCNPCRVWELSRQWSERVCEEFYRQGDLERKFDLEISPLCNQQADSVPAIQTGFISYIVEPLFEEWHRFTEPSPLSQTMMGHLHKNKARWGRLRYAHTPSGTQTHAHGEEPEPEGGGGGEEDIP, from the exons ctgatggCAGACTGAACACTGGTCATGCTGGTGTGTTGCTGGTTGAGAGACGAGGCTCCTACCCGCTGATTGACCTGCGAATCCTCAAAA CCAGTGCCCAGCAGGGGGAGGTAGAGTCTGGCACCAGGAGAAAGGTGAAGCGTCTGCTGAGCTTTCAGAGATACTGCCACGCCTCCAGGCTGCTCAGGGGGTTGGTCCCCCACACCCCCGGGTCGCTGCACCTCCTGGACGACGACTATCTGGGACAAGCTGCG CACATGCTATCAAAAGTAGGCACCTGGAACTTTGACATTTTCCTCTTCGATCGTCTTACAAATG GTAACAGCCTGGTGACTCTGATGTGCCATCTCTTCAATGTCTATGGTCTCATTCACCACTTCCAGCTGGACATGGTCAAACTGCACAGGTTTCTCG GCATGGTGCAGGAGGACTACCACTCCCAGAATCCTTATCACAATGCTGTTCATGCTGCAGATGTCACTCAAGCCATGTACTGCTACCTGAAGGAGCCCAAG CTGGCCGAGCAGTTGAGTCCTCTGGACGTCTTCCTGGGTCTGATGGCAGCAGCCGCCCACGACGTGGACCATCCCGGGGTCAACCAGCCCTTCCTCATCAAGACCAGACATCACCTGGCATCCCTCTACCAG AACACGTCTGTGCTGGAGAGCCACCACTGGAGATCCACTGTGGGCATGCTGAGAGAGTCAGGACTGCTGTCCCACCTGCCTGCTGACATGTc GCAGGacatggagcagcagctgggctCTCTCATCCTGGCTACAGACATCAGCAGGCAGAATGAGTTCTTGTTGACCTTCAGAGAACATCTGGACAACCAGGACCTGGACCTCCAGCTGgcttcacacagacacttcATACTGCAG ATTGCTCTGAAGTGTGCAGACGTCTGTAATCCTTGTCGGGTTTGGGAGCTGAGCAGGCAGTGGAGTGAGAGGGTGTGTGAGGAGTTCTACAGACAGG GTGACCTGGAGAGAAAGTTCGACTTGGAGATCAGTCCTCTGTGCAACCAGCAGGCCGACTCTGTGCCAGCCATTCAGACAG GGTTCATCTCCTACATTGTGGAGCCTCTGTTTGAAGAGTGGCACCGCTTCACTGAGCCCAGCCCGCTCAGCCAGACCATGATGGGTCACCTGCACAAGAACAAGGCCCGCTGGGGCCGCCTACGATACGCGCACACCCCATCAGGCACGCAAACACACGCCCACGGCGAGGAGCCCGAGcctgaaggaggaggtggaggggaggaagaCATCCCTTAA